The following coding sequences lie in one Streptococcus suis genomic window:
- a CDS encoding type II toxin-antitoxin system RelE/ParE family toxin has protein sequence MTDKKKYELVISDRAKQDLQAIYDYILINFYSQQAAASKIDLILKALEILELFPEVCPLVSSRGFGNLTADGKPYRYMPIEHYLVFYFIEGYQVFVARILHSKQNWITLLK, from the coding sequence TTGACTGATAAGAAAAAATATGAGCTTGTTATTTCTGATAGAGCCAAACAGGATTTGCAGGCTATATATGATTACATTCTGATCAATTTTTACAGCCAACAAGCAGCGGCTAGCAAAATTGATTTGATATTGAAGGCTTTGGAAATATTAGAGCTATTCCCTGAAGTCTGTCCCTTGGTATCTAGCAGAGGATTTGGCAACCTAACTGCCGATGGAAAGCCCTACCGTTATATGCCGATAGAACATTATCTCGTTTTTTATTTCATAGAGGGCTATCAGGTTTTTGTAGCCCGTATCTTGCATTCAAAGCAAAACTGGATAACATTACTTAAATGA
- a CDS encoding antitoxin, which produces MGATQQVNFRADSFYYQQTKELLAGESMTVSDVLNATLRKIATGTIDAQEFVTKDSREDSNKIAFEELKKEILLGHQDILAGKTSSLVAVRKEFGLD; this is translated from the coding sequence ATGGGAGCAACACAACAGGTAAACTTTAGGGCAGATTCATTTTATTATCAGCAAACAAAGGAGCTATTAGCAGGAGAAAGCATGACAGTTTCAGATGTGCTGAATGCGACCTTGAGAAAAATTGCGACAGGTACTATTGATGCCCAAGAATTTGTCACAAAAGACAGTAGGGAGGATAGCAACAAGATTGCTTTTGAAGAGTTAAAGAAAGAAATCTTGTTAGGGCATCAGGATATTCTAGCAGGTAAGACAAGTTCTCTCGTGGCTGTCAGAAAGGAATTTGGTCTTGACTGA
- a CDS encoding ABC transporter ATP-binding protein translates to MKKIIYQLRSVIAIQLIFHILYSLANVALPELNKYLFDHIFQMGWTGLVWLLLAYALTIIANSVFQYISQVYEWKVSQGFYVTAKKGLANSLLSQPLAKFSEKNVSAYLSIFDNDLETIEESYLSPLMDIIRSSLSMFIYAVSLFLFVHPLVAVGIILSSALAVFIPKWISGPLSQRQRAFLQSLEGYFQVVTDLFSAKNRVNSETFGSISRVHHRSVEESEQARFRFGQFKTLANVVNGFSMFLVQLTAFGLVGYLLLQKELTIGAAIATFSYVENFIYPMKYILLDVNYIHSTKETVANLEGYLAGQVLSEQVPSYPNVTALEVRDVAYHVGELAVADFSYRFDKEKKYAIIGPSASGKSTFLRVLAGELALDKGSVSYLENDVLHEMEAATAFYLSQFENLYHTDFESNVSVFGTYEKGRDVMLGLLRSLPASLQDTLMTASNPSLLSGGEKNVLCLLRALMSGKEILLLDEPTAHLDPALTKQVLTKLLQLEDKLIITILHESDSAILDMFDVILEMRDGKLREKI, encoded by the coding sequence ATGAAAAAAATCATCTATCAATTGAGGTCTGTTATTGCCATTCAGTTGATTTTCCATATCTTATATAGTTTGGCCAATGTCGCTTTGCCTGAGTTAAATAAGTATCTTTTTGACCATATTTTTCAGATGGGCTGGACAGGACTTGTCTGGCTCTTGTTGGCCTACGCTTTGACCATCATTGCCAATTCAGTCTTTCAGTACATTTCCCAGGTTTATGAGTGGAAGGTGTCTCAGGGGTTCTATGTCACGGCTAAAAAAGGTCTGGCAAACAGCTTGTTATCACAGCCTTTAGCCAAATTTTCAGAGAAGAATGTCTCTGCCTATCTGTCCATTTTTGACAACGATTTGGAAACCATTGAGGAGAGTTACCTGAGTCCCCTCATGGACATTATCCGCTCTAGTTTGAGCATGTTCATCTATGCGGTTTCCCTCTTTCTTTTTGTTCATCCGCTGGTTGCGGTAGGCATTATTTTGTCATCTGCCTTGGCGGTTTTCATTCCCAAGTGGATTTCGGGTCCTCTTTCTCAGCGTCAGCGGGCATTTTTACAGAGTTTGGAAGGCTATTTTCAGGTGGTGACTGACCTCTTTTCTGCTAAGAACCGCGTTAATAGTGAAACCTTCGGTTCCATCAGCCGTGTCCACCATCGGTCAGTAGAAGAAAGCGAACAGGCCCGTTTTCGCTTTGGGCAATTCAAGACCCTGGCGAATGTCGTCAATGGCTTCTCCATGTTTTTGGTGCAATTAACGGCTTTTGGCTTGGTCGGCTATCTCTTGCTGCAAAAAGAGTTGACCATCGGTGCTGCCATTGCAACCTTTAGCTATGTTGAAAATTTCATCTATCCTATGAAATATATCCTCTTGGATGTCAATTATATCCATTCGACCAAGGAAACGGTCGCCAATTTAGAAGGTTATCTTGCTGGTCAGGTCTTGTCTGAGCAAGTGCCAAGCTATCCCAATGTGACAGCTTTAGAAGTCAGGGACGTGGCCTATCATGTGGGAGAATTAGCGGTAGCAGATTTTTCCTATCGGTTTGATAAGGAGAAAAAGTATGCCATCATTGGTCCGTCAGCCAGCGGAAAATCCACTTTTTTACGAGTGTTGGCAGGAGAACTGGCTCTGGACAAAGGAAGTGTTTCCTATCTGGAAAACGATGTTTTGCATGAAATGGAAGCAGCTACCGCCTTCTATCTCAGCCAGTTTGAGAATCTTTACCATACTGATTTTGAAAGCAATGTGTCTGTTTTTGGAACCTATGAGAAGGGAAGAGATGTCATGCTTGGCTTGTTAAGGAGCTTGCCAGCGAGTTTACAGGACACATTGATGACCGCAAGTAATCCTAGTCTCTTGAGTGGAGGCGAGAAAAATGTCCTGTGCCTGCTCCGTGCCTTGATGAGTGGTAAGGAGATCTTGCTCTTGGATGAACCGACCGCTCATTTAGACCCTGCCCTGACTAAGCAGGTTTTGACCAAGCTCTTGCAGCTGGAGGACAAACTTATCATTACTATCTTGCATGAATCAGACTCTGCCATCCTTGACATGTTTGATGTGATTTTGGAAATGCGTGATGGGAAATTGCGTGAGAAGATATAA
- a CDS encoding ABC transporter ATP-binding protein, with protein sequence MKKRNFWLTLTCIFAVALLNVGFLYQYRYIIDAIAAGDRQAFVSYFVLMGLTVLVMLIFEYIRQIANVSYLNQVGFQLQATFIGKMFDLPFRQFVEQGAGAYISQLNNDLETVKEDYYDAFFTIFQGACTFGIASLALLSLDGLTAIFLILISFLPVVIPYLFKKRRRLNQEAISDSQQVYNTRVSDVFLGYLQVKNSRQRQQVLAGLNDRYQAVNDKVNQANRTTVTMRLLVGLVFYLTTLSIIFIGGFQVFSGALTIGGLTAILTISEQLVDPINSIAAAFLDRHAVKKLKQEFELSTWGQETKGQELASAFQSIQLVKASYAIGEKQVFEDLTVRFERGKKYLILGESGSGKSSLALILTKNSQLQAGDIYFDKTSLSDLSYQAIQDKIAYLPQEGTLFHDTVLYNLTMGREVSEDRLMFLIKTMNLDSRFPSYASLSEEISDDSGLSGGQKQRLLLIRALLQDKDVLLLDESLSALDQETYAVIEAYLTSLADKTLIHISHRVSDEVLSRYDGVVRIGESN encoded by the coding sequence ATGAAAAAGAGGAATTTTTGGCTAACCTTAACTTGTATTTTTGCAGTAGCCCTGCTCAATGTTGGCTTTCTGTACCAATATCGCTACATTATTGATGCTATTGCGGCTGGAGATAGACAAGCCTTTGTGTCTTATTTTGTGCTGATGGGGCTAACTGTCCTTGTCATGCTGATCTTTGAATACATTCGTCAGATTGCCAATGTCAGCTATCTCAATCAAGTAGGTTTCCAATTGCAGGCGACCTTTATTGGGAAAATGTTTGATTTACCTTTTAGGCAGTTTGTTGAGCAGGGGGCAGGAGCCTATATTTCTCAGCTCAATAATGATTTGGAGACGGTGAAAGAAGATTATTACGACGCTTTCTTTACGATTTTTCAAGGTGCTTGTACCTTTGGCATTGCCAGTTTGGCCCTTCTTAGCTTGGATGGTCTGACAGCTATTTTCTTGATTCTGATCTCATTCTTGCCAGTTGTGATTCCCTATTTGTTTAAAAAACGGAGAAGGCTCAATCAGGAGGCGATTTCGGACAGTCAGCAGGTCTATAATACAAGGGTTTCAGATGTCTTTCTGGGTTATTTGCAAGTGAAAAATAGCCGCCAAAGACAGCAAGTTTTAGCTGGACTGAATGATCGCTATCAAGCAGTCAATGACAAGGTCAATCAGGCCAATCGAACGACAGTAACCATGCGGCTCTTAGTCGGTTTGGTCTTTTATCTGACCACGCTTTCGATTATCTTTATCGGTGGTTTTCAAGTCTTTTCTGGTGCCTTGACCATCGGTGGCTTGACAGCTATTCTGACCATTTCAGAGCAGTTGGTGGATCCCATAAATAGCATTGCGGCAGCCTTTTTGGATAGGCATGCCGTTAAGAAATTGAAGCAAGAGTTTGAGCTATCTACTTGGGGTCAAGAAACGAAGGGGCAGGAACTAGCTTCAGCTTTCCAGAGTATTCAACTGGTCAAGGCTAGTTATGCCATCGGTGAGAAGCAGGTCTTTGAAGACCTGACCGTAAGGTTTGAGCGTGGCAAGAAGTATTTAATTCTTGGGGAAAGTGGTTCTGGCAAATCTTCCTTGGCTCTTATTTTGACCAAGAATAGCCAACTGCAAGCAGGGGATATTTACTTTGATAAAACCTCTCTATCAGACTTGTCCTACCAAGCCATTCAAGACAAGATTGCCTATCTGCCACAAGAGGGAACCCTTTTCCATGATACGGTTCTTTACAACTTGACCATGGGACGGGAGGTTTCAGAAGATAGGCTGATGTTTCTCATTAAGACCATGAACCTTGATAGTCGTTTCCCAAGTTATGCTTCTTTGAGCGAGGAAATTAGTGATGATAGCGGACTGTCTGGCGGACAAAAGCAGCGCCTACTCTTGATTCGTGCCTTGCTGCAAGATAAGGATGTCTTGTTGCTGGATGAAAGTCTGTCTGCCTTGGATCAGGAAACCTATGCAGTGATTGAAGCCTACCTTACCTCTCTAGCTGATAAGACGCTCATTCATATTTCCCACCGTGTATCTGATGAGGTTCTTAGCCGTTATGATGGGGTGGTACGGATTGGGGAGAGCAATTAA
- a CDS encoding helix-turn-helix domain-containing protein, which translates to MNRFGRTLKLIREGKGKSLAEVAKGHISTSQLSRFENGESDITVSKLFGVLAEMNVDVDEFVYASQDFKKDELTRILEQLKQSIYIRDVVTIKKILSEQLAKAERDSRREFHRLNAILIAYKLSDLDKTVVVSKEDTAFLTDYLFQVDNWSYYELLLFANTMDELEHQTMMLFCRELVGRTQFYREMKLHRLAVSQILLSAYLVSVQHKELADAIFLEKTIKGLFFDETEIFERILFKFGKAFYDYRKTGSANAILEMRKCIGLLRAVDSQNIADWYETILEKIANEK; encoded by the coding sequence ATGAATCGTTTTGGTAGGACATTAAAATTGATAAGAGAGGGAAAGGGGAAGAGTTTGGCGGAGGTCGCCAAGGGACATATTTCTACTTCTCAACTTTCTCGGTTTGAAAATGGGGAATCCGACATTACTGTTAGTAAATTATTTGGTGTGCTGGCAGAAATGAATGTGGATGTGGACGAGTTCGTGTATGCCAGTCAGGATTTCAAAAAAGATGAGCTGACTAGAATTTTGGAACAACTAAAACAATCCATCTATATCAGAGATGTTGTAACCATAAAGAAAATCTTGTCTGAACAATTAGCAAAAGCAGAAAGAGATTCTCGTAGGGAGTTTCATCGGTTGAATGCTATTTTAATCGCGTATAAACTGAGCGACTTAGATAAGACAGTAGTTGTTTCGAAAGAAGATACAGCCTTTTTAACGGATTACTTATTTCAAGTGGACAACTGGAGTTATTACGAGCTCTTGCTATTTGCCAATACCATGGATGAATTAGAACACCAGACTATGATGCTTTTTTGCAGGGAACTAGTTGGTCGTACACAGTTTTATCGTGAAATGAAACTACATCGATTGGCAGTTTCTCAAATTTTACTTAGTGCCTATCTCGTCAGCGTTCAACATAAGGAACTTGCCGACGCAATCTTTCTTGAAAAGACCATCAAAGGTCTGTTTTTCGATGAAACGGAAATTTTTGAACGGATTTTATTTAAATTTGGTAAGGCTTTTTATGATTATCGAAAAACAGGAAGTGCCAATGCTATTTTGGAGATGAGAAAGTGTATCGGACTTTTACGAGCGGTCGATAGCCAGAATATAGCAGATTGGTATGAAACGATACTTGAAAAAATAGCGAACGAGAAATAG
- a CDS encoding IS4 family transposase: MLDQIKAHLLDSINDIVSSANQFVLHPEKDFSRQSQLTMKTMIQAILTMGGNTLAKELLDLDLPVSQSAFVQRRYQIKHQAFKTLFRDITSKIPISDNLPILAVDGSDVILPRNRFDKTTSFQTGPHHTPYNLIHINALYNLEQEMYHDLRIQDNREVDERAAFIDMMKNSSFKQALVIMDRGYESYNVMAHCQERNWSYIIRIRDGNHSMKSGFNLPDTPCFDEKFDLNICRKQTNEMKQQYQNFPNHYRCLPNHTSFDFLPSSSRKSDPVQFYELHFRMVRLEIKPGFFETLVTNTDYSPEKLKELYAYRWGIETSFRDLKYSIGLTHFHAKKKEGILQEIYARFINFNVCKWLTSHVAIKTSKLKQAYKICFSDAVYACRKFLRNKLTSFQLETYIAKHLSIIRPNRTFQRKIKSKAPVSFTYRVT; encoded by the coding sequence ATGCTAGATCAGATTAAAGCTCATTTACTTGATAGTATTAACGACATCGTTTCTAGTGCCAATCAGTTTGTGCTTCATCCTGAAAAAGATTTTAGTCGGCAAAGTCAGCTAACGATGAAAACCATGATTCAAGCCATACTGACCATGGGTGGTAATACCTTAGCCAAAGAGCTACTTGATTTAGATTTGCCTGTCTCTCAATCTGCCTTTGTTCAACGACGGTATCAGATTAAACACCAAGCTTTTAAAACACTTTTTAGGGATATTACTTCTAAAATTCCAATCTCTGATAATCTCCCTATCCTGGCTGTTGATGGCAGTGATGTGATTCTACCAAGAAATCGTTTTGATAAAACGACCTCTTTTCAAACTGGACCACACCACACTCCTTACAATCTCATTCATATTAATGCTCTCTACAATCTCGAACAAGAGATGTATCATGATTTACGGATCCAAGATAATCGAGAGGTTGATGAACGTGCGGCTTTTATTGATATGATGAAGAACTCTTCTTTCAAACAAGCTCTGGTAATAATGGATAGGGGGTATGAATCCTACAATGTCATGGCTCACTGCCAAGAAAGAAATTGGTCCTATATTATTCGTATTCGTGACGGGAATCATTCTATGAAATCAGGATTTAACCTCCCTGACACCCCTTGTTTTGATGAAAAATTTGACCTAAACATCTGTCGGAAACAGACCAATGAGATGAAGCAACAGTATCAAAATTTTCCTAATCACTATCGCTGTTTACCTAATCACACATCCTTTGACTTTCTACCAAGCTCTAGCCGAAAAAGCGACCCAGTTCAGTTTTACGAACTTCATTTTCGAATGGTGCGTCTCGAAATCAAGCCAGGTTTCTTTGAAACTTTGGTGACAAACACCGATTATTCTCCAGAAAAATTAAAAGAGCTCTATGCCTACAGATGGGGCATAGAGACCAGTTTTCGTGACCTAAAATACAGTATCGGTCTGACTCATTTTCATGCAAAAAAGAAGGAAGGGATTCTCCAAGAAATCTACGCTCGCTTTATCAATTTTAATGTTTGTAAATGGCTAACCTCACACGTTGCTATTAAAACATCAAAGTTAAAACAGGCTTATAAAATTTGTTTTTCAGACGCTGTTTATGCCTGTCGAAAATTTCTTAGAAACAAACTCACTTCCTTCCAATTAGAAACCTACATTGCCAAACATTTATCCATCATCCGACCCAATCGAACGTTCCAAAGAAAGATAAAAAGCAAGGCACCTGTAAGCTTCACTTATAGAGTAACATAA
- a CDS encoding sulfatase, which produces MKQINPKASKQFILVMIMTVLLAMGRALLLSGVSFPLWFIPLPLLAYLIFTFYILVLLNKYEQFIKTKTFAKYVGYFLGFLYLVNLVYRLNAKKYQPWNIFRNNLFQFELLLMLALPVLLAFLWRKKTRIREKLSQWSANHLVPDGYLLLTSLLSLSPLAISYWKDSHYESLVEKGSYVEFFSQTPLFAPIHFIGTYIFLRYLHKAFVEFKANRTNVHSMLFISLALAMLSHIGYQASMAGGTGSYFTRHLFPGAIVFQIACLFFLNVIISLVINRQILSVAVIASLNVILVTANFLKFRYRSEPLTPNDFKWVGNLGMILSFISLRVVLVSLVFIVLLVFIYRRIHKKYFQGRIVASIWKRLAGVSVIVSLILGMGWAIRNEKDHKIAGWIPILSQVNNWRNVDWKGYAFVARYRTLSFLWLQQLSKTSMEMPENYSEKTMKAIVKKYTALAEEINAERTGQLTDQTVIYILSESLADPRRIPGVTLSQNVLPNIEYIMSQTTSGLMKSDHYGGGTANIEFQVYSGLPFYNYNSSISSVYLDVAPNMKKLPSISDLYPADSRVAIHPYFDTSYNRNSIYKQLGIEQFYTLNSAKYPLTVTAEDYQGNFVSDKKTYDLILEQVRSGTNTFVSAITMQNHVQWNSAEPASITASGEGFTAEENENLNSYVRLLSFTDQATRDFLDQLKTLDKKVTVVFYGDHLPGLYPESAFVTDPSAQYKTDYFVWSNFETEDYHYDLVNSSDMNALMLETTNNKVSPYYALLTEVLHKDRVGQAERDAKVAEELKLVQYDLSTGKGYLLKYKDFFKVATETTE; this is translated from the coding sequence ATGAAACAAATCAATCCCAAGGCAAGCAAGCAATTTATTCTAGTTATGATTATGACCGTTTTGCTGGCGATGGGGCGGGCCCTTTTGTTAAGCGGTGTATCTTTTCCGCTCTGGTTTATTCCTCTGCCCTTGCTTGCCTATCTTATTTTTACTTTTTATATCTTGGTCCTGCTGAATAAGTACGAACAGTTTATCAAGACCAAAACCTTTGCCAAGTATGTCGGCTATTTTCTAGGTTTTCTATATCTTGTCAACCTGGTCTATCGGCTCAATGCCAAGAAGTATCAACCCTGGAATATTTTCCGTAATAATCTCTTTCAATTTGAACTTCTATTGATGTTGGCTCTTCCTGTATTATTGGCATTTTTGTGGCGGAAGAAGACGAGAATTCGAGAAAAATTAAGCCAGTGGTCAGCCAATCACTTGGTACCAGATGGCTATTTGCTCTTGACCAGCTTACTCTCGCTCAGTCCTCTCGCCATATCTTACTGGAAAGATAGCCATTATGAGAGTTTGGTTGAGAAAGGCTCTTATGTAGAGTTCTTTAGTCAGACACCCTTGTTTGCACCTATTCATTTTATAGGAACTTACATTTTTCTTCGCTATCTTCATAAGGCATTTGTAGAGTTTAAGGCCAATCGGACCAACGTTCACAGTATGCTCTTTATCAGTCTGGCTCTGGCTATGTTGTCGCATATCGGTTATCAGGCTTCTATGGCTGGCGGAACGGGTTCTTATTTCACACGCCACCTCTTTCCAGGGGCTATTGTCTTCCAAATTGCCTGCCTCTTTTTCCTCAATGTCATCATTAGCCTAGTTATCAATCGCCAAATCTTATCTGTTGCCGTGATTGCTAGTCTAAACGTCATTTTGGTTACGGCCAATTTTCTCAAATTCCGCTACCGTTCGGAGCCATTGACCCCCAATGATTTCAAATGGGTCGGGAACTTGGGGATGATTCTCAGCTTTATCAGTCTACGTGTTGTCTTGGTATCGCTCGTCTTTATAGTCCTCCTTGTGTTTATCTACCGACGTATTCACAAGAAGTACTTCCAAGGAAGGATTGTCGCTTCTATCTGGAAAAGGCTGGCAGGAGTTTCAGTCATCGTATCCCTAATTTTAGGGATGGGTTGGGCTATTCGCAATGAAAAAGACCATAAGATTGCTGGCTGGATTCCTATTCTTTCTCAGGTTAATAACTGGCGGAACGTAGACTGGAAGGGCTACGCCTTTGTGGCTCGTTATCGCACTCTTTCATTCCTCTGGTTGCAGCAACTCAGCAAGACCAGTATGGAAATGCCTGAGAATTACTCTGAGAAGACCATGAAGGCTATTGTGAAGAAGTATACCGCCTTGGCTGAGGAAATCAATGCAGAACGGACAGGTCAATTGACTGACCAGACGGTTATCTACATTCTTAGTGAGAGTTTGGCTGACCCGCGTCGGATTCCCGGTGTGACCCTAAGTCAAAATGTCCTTCCAAATATTGAGTACATCATGAGTCAGACTACCAGTGGTTTGATGAAGAGCGACCACTATGGTGGTGGGACTGCCAATATCGAGTTTCAGGTTTATAGTGGTTTGCCATTTTACAATTATAATTCTTCTATTTCGTCAGTCTATCTGGATGTGGCGCCAAATATGAAGAAGTTGCCAAGTATCAGCGACCTCTACCCTGCAGATAGCCGTGTGGCTATTCACCCCTACTTCGATACTAGTTACAATCGTAATTCTATCTATAAGCAGCTGGGGATTGAGCAATTCTACACTCTCAATAGTGCCAAGTATCCTCTTACTGTGACGGCTGAGGATTATCAGGGGAATTTTGTCAGTGACAAGAAGACCTATGACTTGATTTTGGAGCAGGTACGTTCAGGAACGAATACATTCGTTTCTGCCATTACCATGCAAAACCATGTGCAGTGGAACTCTGCTGAGCCTGCAAGTATTACAGCTTCGGGTGAAGGCTTCACGGCTGAGGAAAATGAAAACCTCAATAGCTATGTTCGTTTGCTGTCCTTTACGGATCAGGCAACCAGAGATTTTCTAGACCAGCTTAAGACCTTGGATAAGAAAGTGACAGTTGTTTTTTACGGTGACCACCTACCAGGTTTGTATCCAGAGTCTGCCTTCGTGACGGACCCAAGCGCGCAGTACAAGACAGATTATTTCGTGTGGAGTAATTTTGAAACGGAAGACTACCATTATGATTTGGTCAATTCTAGCGACATGAATGCACTGATGCTGGAGACGACCAATAACAAGGTCAGTCCTTACTATGCCCTCTTGACAGAAGTACTTCATAAGGACCGAGTAGGACAGGCTGAGCGGGATGCGAAAGTTGCAGAAGAACTCAAACTGGTCCAATATGACCTATCCACAGGAAAAGGCTACCTTTTGAAATACAAAGATTTTTTCAAAGTAGCGACTGAAACGACAGAATAA
- a CDS encoding 16S rRNA (adenine(1518)-N(6)/adenine(1519)-N(6))-dimethyltransferase RsmA, producing the protein MRIADKNVTRAVLERHGFTFKKSFGQNFLTDTNILQKIVDTAEIDQNVNVIEIGPGIGALTEFLAENAAEVMAFEIDDRLIPILADTLGRFDNVTVVNQDILKTDLQTQIQNFKNPDLPIKVVANLPYYITTPILMHLIESKIPFSEFVVMMQREVADRISAEPNTKAYGSLSIAVQYYMTAKVAFIVPRTVFVPAPNVDSAILKMVRREQPLVSVKDEDFFFRVSKASFVHRRKTLWNNLTNHFGKSDEVKDKLTQALGMAELEASVRGEALSMADFARLSDSLQEVGL; encoded by the coding sequence ATGAGAATCGCAGACAAAAACGTTACTCGGGCCGTCCTTGAACGCCACGGGTTTACCTTTAAGAAATCCTTCGGTCAGAACTTTTTGACCGATACCAATATTTTACAGAAGATTGTGGACACGGCAGAGATTGACCAGAATGTCAATGTCATCGAAATCGGGCCTGGAATCGGGGCCTTGACCGAGTTTTTGGCGGAAAATGCCGCCGAAGTCATGGCCTTTGAGATTGATGATCGCTTGATTCCGATTTTGGCGGATACCTTGGGTCGCTTTGACAATGTGACCGTGGTCAACCAAGATATCTTGAAGACCGACCTGCAGACCCAGATTCAGAATTTCAAAAATCCTGACCTGCCTATCAAGGTCGTGGCCAACCTGCCCTACTACATCACCACCCCTATCCTCATGCACCTGATTGAGAGCAAGATTCCTTTCAGCGAGTTCGTGGTCATGATGCAGCGAGAGGTGGCCGACCGTATTTCTGCCGAGCCAAACACCAAGGCTTACGGTAGCCTGTCCATTGCGGTCCAGTACTACATGACTGCCAAGGTGGCCTTCATCGTTCCTCGCACCGTATTTGTTCCCGCACCAAACGTGGATTCCGCCATTCTTAAAATGGTCCGCCGCGAGCAACCCCTGGTGAGTGTCAAGGACGAAGATTTCTTCTTCCGAGTGTCCAAGGCCAGCTTTGTGCACCGCCGCAAGACCCTGTGGAATAACCTGACCAACCATTTTGGCAAGTCCGACGAGGTCAAGGACAAGCTGACGCAGGCACTTGGCATGGCAGAGCTGGAAGCCAGTGTCCGTGGAGAAGCACTTTCTATGGCTGACTTCGCACGTTTGTCTGATAGCCTCCAAGAAGTTGGTTTATAA
- a CDS encoding DNA methyltransferase — MITYTPLRYPGGKTQVYEYIKELVAVNQCRTYIEPYMGGAGVALKLLINGDVRKIMVNDYDKAIYAFWYSVLNYTDELIDMIEKTSVTISEWEKQREVQKKEIDDLLKLGFSTLFLNRTNRSGILKAGVIGGKEQSGVYKLDCRFNKESLIKKIRLIASHRSQIRLYNMDAEKFIKLSISKTKDSLTFFDPPYYVKGSALYTNFYSHQNHVDLKEVITSHMREKKWILTYDLCPEIKELYSDFDNIEYSLNYSVANKSKGTEFMFFSKNIDKGRLGELLNLQNS; from the coding sequence ATGATAACCTACACTCCGTTGAGGTATCCTGGAGGGAAAACTCAAGTTTACGAATATATTAAAGAGCTAGTGGCGGTAAATCAATGTAGAACATATATAGAACCTTATATGGGGGGAGCCGGTGTAGCATTAAAATTACTTATAAATGGTGATGTAAGGAAAATAATGGTTAATGATTATGACAAGGCTATTTATGCATTTTGGTATTCTGTATTAAATTATACGGATGAATTAATTGACATGATTGAGAAAACAAGTGTCACTATAAGTGAATGGGAAAAGCAACGCGAAGTCCAAAAAAAAGAGATTGATGATTTGTTAAAGTTAGGTTTTTCCACCTTATTTTTAAATAGAACGAATCGCTCAGGAATTTTAAAAGCAGGTGTTATTGGTGGAAAAGAGCAATCTGGAGTATATAAATTGGATTGTAGGTTTAATAAGGAGTCGTTGATTAAAAAAATAAGGTTAATTGCTAGTCATAGATCTCAAATTAGATTATATAATATGGATGCAGAGAAATTTATTAAGTTGTCAATTTCTAAAACAAAAGATTCTCTAACATTTTTTGACCCACCATATTATGTCAAAGGTTCGGCACTATATACTAATTTTTATTCTCATCAAAATCATGTAGATTTAAAAGAAGTTATAACATCACATATGAGAGAAAAAAAATGGATTCTCACATATGATTTATGTCCAGAGATAAAAGAATTATACTCAGATTTTGATAATATAGAATATTCTCTTAATTATTCAGTTGCCAATAAATCTAAGGGGACGGAATTTATGTTTTTCTCAAAAAATATTGACAAAGGTAGATTAGGAGAGTTGTTGAATTTACAAAATTCATAG
- a CDS encoding Txe/YoeB family addiction module toxin, with protein sequence MGIHFTEDAWEDYLNWQGQDKKTLKRINKIIKDMQRHPFEGIAKPEPLKYDYQGAWSRRIDAENRLIYMVEADQLYILSLKDHYG encoded by the coding sequence ATGGGAATTCATTTTACAGAGGATGCTTGGGAAGACTATCTTAATTGGCAGGGTCAGGATAAGAAAACACTGAAGCGAATCAATAAGATTATCAAGGATATGCAACGACATCCTTTTGAAGGAATTGCCAAGCCAGAACCTTTGAAGTATGATTATCAGGGTGCCTGGTCGAGACGGATTGATGCGGAGAATCGGTTGATTTATATGGTAGAAGCAGACCAGTTGTATATCTTGTCGTTAAAGGACCATTATGGGTGA